The sequence below is a genomic window from Planktothrix sp. FACHB-1365.
CAGGTAAAAACAAGCTGCTACTGCACTTAATGACGCACATATCAGCGATAACCAAAAAGCTAGAATGCTCATGCTGAATAGTTGATTAACTAACATGACTATTACAACACTCACGACCCAAATTACAATAACCCCATATAAACAAGAACTAGGATAAATATATTCTTTTGAGGACAATTTCATTTCAGAAGAAAATTCTGCCACTGAATTAGGACTGCTATTCAATACGGGTATTGGGTTATTAATGCAGAAATAACGAATTGAATCAGGAATTAGAATAACCGGATAAAAACCTGTGGCTGAATTCATAATATTAAGAATTATTAAACTTAATAAAAGTTATAAGCTTTATAGTTGAATCAGTTTCTACCTTATAACTTATTAGCCCATAACTTGATCATCCTTAAGAATTAAATAAAACTCTACTTCCTGTTGATTTTAATAAATGATTAATGGGCTAACGCCCAAGCCCAGAGGTGAAAATAACATTTTCTGAGTTATTAATTATGTTTACCAATCCAACCCATAGTACCCAAAGAACAACCCCAGATCCTTTGAAATCTACGCGAGAGAAACTAGCCCGAAAAATTAAAACCGCATTGAAGACAACAAGCCCAGAAGAAACACTTCAAATTTGGATGTTAATCAAACAGCAAGAACTTAAGAGAACAACTCCTGGGTTATCTCAACAGCAAATAGAAAGCGTTTTGCAATCTTTAATTTTAGAGTTAGGCTATGATGTCATCGCCATTCCAAGTCTACCATTGGCTGCTTCCCTAACATCAGAAATACCCATCGATACAACAAACTCCCATCCCTTAGAATCGGATGAAGAACAGGAGGATAATCAAACGGATTTGGATAACTCTGATCTTGAGGATGATGAAGAGAGTTACTCAGAAGTTTATAGAGAAAAAACTTCCTCTCGGAAACAACGAGTTCCTGCTTTGAAAAAAGTTGAGTCCTTAAGGGCTTCTAACCGAAATGGAAAACACTCCTAATAGCCCCAAAATCGATGAGGTTCCAAATTATCCTGGTGTTGTAATCACTAATTTCTGTGATGATTCATTCGCTTTGGAACCTTTTTTAGAAAGTTGTGAAGCTGATAATCATGAACTCACACCAGGAACTTTAGCGATTTTTGTCCAATTTGAAACGTTTGATGAGTATTTTCATTGTTGTGGAAAGTGGTAATTTATGTACTTAGCTAAAAATTTGTTAGCCCGATATTCAATCCAAGCGGTTGAACTGTGGACTCAATTGGAAATGGCTGAAACTCCTGAACAAGAGGAGGCGATTGTTAAAGCAATTTGGGACAATCAAACAGACCAAGAAACGACTGTTGATACTCACGCTGAATTAGCTGATCAATTAGATGCTGAAATTTGTGCAATTAAAGCTCGTTTAAAACATTTAGTTACACTGCATAATCAGGCAATTGAACGACTAGAACGGTGGCGTAGTAACCTTGATAAAACCTTACTCTATATTCACCAAATGGGGGTTATTTCTACTAATGTTGTTGGGCGATCGCGTCACATCCAACTAAAAGAAAATCCCCCAAGTTGTGAAGTTTTAATCGATCCTTCTGACTTACCCAGCGAGTATCGCACAGAAAAGCTTGTTGTTGCGCCCAACAAACGTAAAATCATTGAAGACTGGAAACAAGGTATTCCTGTTGATGGCACTCGTATTGAACGGAAACTTAGAGTAGAATACGCCCTAGTTCCGTCTAATCTAACTGGTA
It includes:
- a CDS encoding siphovirus Gp157 family protein, giving the protein MYLAKNLLARYSIQAVELWTQLEMAETPEQEEAIVKAIWDNQTDQETTVDTHAELADQLDAEICAIKARLKHLVTLHNQAIERLERWRSNLDKTLLYIHQMGVISTNVVGRSRHIQLKENPPSCEVLIDPSDLPSEYRTEKLVVAPNKRKIIEDWKQGIPVDGTRIERKLRVEYALVPSNLTGTIEVISNRSSSSTTQNFDSMSIPKTKRKGKTFSKKNTEKFNQGIKA